The following nucleotide sequence is from Chelmon rostratus isolate fCheRos1 chromosome 11, fCheRos1.pri, whole genome shotgun sequence.
AAGAGGTGGTAAATACTTAGCACGTACTACAATTGCTTCCTCTAgttactgctgcattcagtcAGTTTGGTCACATTAATATGATTTAAGCGCTCTATTAATTGTAACTCCATTACTGACAGCTACATAAAATCATAAATGTGTTATTAACACTTGGAATGGATGAATCACAACagaataacattaaatatttttagaCATTAGAGTCAGCACTGCTGAGGTAACTGTAACACAGTCACAGATGTACTAAAAGGTCCGGGTAATGACGCATACAGTTACTGTACGCTACATAAAGAAAGTACAGAAAGTCTGTAATGTCACACTAAATACACACTGTAAGCAGGAGaccaacacaaagaaaacagggaCAAATTATAAACATAATCACATAAAGAATTATTCCCAAAGGTGCTGTCTTACAGGGAGATGGATGACAGAATGAGCATCTTTATCATCTTTGTACATTCAGATAGGTCCAGGAtatgtttagcctagcttagcacaaacacagaaagaaggaGGGGAACCATGGCCAGTGAGCTGAGGGTTGTCCATATATTTGTGCAAATGAGAGTTTCCACACATTTCCCTGGAATCAGGAGGCCCAGGGTCGGCAGGAGGAAGACCTGAGAACTGTGGGTAGTGAAGTCATCTACTGGACCATGGTGACGGCCTCGTGGATGGACTCAGCCACGTAGTCTATGTTCTTGGTGGTCAAACCGCACATGTTGATGCGACCACTGGCCATTAAGTAGATGTGTTTCTCCTTCACCATATATTCCACTTGTTTGGCTGCAGGAAATACAGCAGAACCAGATTTACCTTGgctgttaatgtgtttattaatcCTGCAAAGATCTTTTTGTGTATCACAAACAAATGCCAAAATTCCTGAATTCTTACAGAAGTGCACAGTAAATTTATGACTCTGCTGAGAAGTGTAGAACATAGATGCATCCTGGATTATTGGGCTAATTTTATGGGTTTGGTTTTCATAGCCTTGGTGATTATATCgttagtttttgttgttttctaatTTTCACTTTCACCAGAATTGAAACATTACAGGCAACAGACTTCCCTCAGCAAAAGCGACACTTGTatttatgtgcttgtgtgtgtgtgtgtgtgtgtgtgtgtttgtgctgagctctgcatgtgtctgtacaTAGTCTTTGTACTCACGGGTGAGGCCTGTGAAACTGAACATGCCGATCTGCTCTGTGATGTGGTTCCAGGTCCCTGGTGTCCCCAGAGCTTGGAGCTTGGCTTTCAGCTGAGCCCTCATCAATAAGACCCTGTCAGCCATGGTCTTCACGTTTTCCCTCCTAGAGACATAGAATAACTTCACATCAGAAAATACATTGTGTTTATGACTGCTGTACCTCAGGCAGTAGTGTGTTTGCGGGGACACTTTGTGCTGACCATTCAGCAGAGAACGCCGGTGAGGTCAGAGTGATGGCGACAATGCGAGCTCCATGAGACGGTGGATTGGACCAAGTGGTCCTGACAATCTTTTCCATCTGGGACAGAATCCGCTTCAGGTTGTCCGCATCATGAGTCACGACAGTCAGGTTGCCCACACGCTCATCTGATGGGAGGAACACATGTCAAATTCAAACAATATAATAGCTATTACTATATTTACATGTAGGTGGCGACACTGACACATCTACAGCTACAGTGCCAGTCTAAACAGCTACAGTATATGCTGATGTTGATTGTATCCAGGATGTGTCACAATTGACAATAAACAGGTGTGGATTAAGATTATTCCTTGTCAATGAGATTAAACATAATATAAAGAAAGTAAGTAAGTGATGTACAACTCGATGCACACAGGGGTCACTCACTGTAGAGGCCAAAGTTCTTGGAGAATGACTGGGCGCAGAACATTTCAAAGCCCATGGAGACAAAGAAGCGGACCGCCCAGGCATCTTCCTCCACAGAGCCTGAGGCGAATCCCTGATAAGCCATGTCAAAGAACACAAACAGCTTCCTCCTCTGGAAAAGAACAGGATGAGAGATCAAACAATCAGCACACTGTAAGACAGGTTGAGCATACAAAACCATGTCCTGATTAAACAGACACTTATGCAAGTAGTGATATTTGAGACAATGGTACAGACTATGTGTtggtttgtatttgtgtgcatgcatgtgtataaTACCATCATAATTTCAGCGATTTGCATCCATTGCTCCTGTGTGGGGTCTGTGCCGGTTGGATTATGGGCACAGGCATGCAGGACAAAGATAGAGTGCTCTGGACAACTCTGTGGGAAACacggagaagaaaaagaagtgcTGTAAACTCCCAGTGAAGATGACCGACGTCTGAAGCTGGAGCAGAGTCCCTATCACACACTGCTTACCTCCAAGTCACCAAGAAAACCAGCCAAATCAAGGCCCCTCTTCTCTGCATCCCAGTACTTGTATGGACGGACATCCTCAAAGCCAGCATTGGCGAATACAGCATTGTGATTATCTGAAACAAACCACAAGAAAAAGTTTAGTGTTGCATGAAACAAGGGTGACtattgttttattaatgctTCTCACGCATGAACTGATGACAAAACCAGATCACAGACAAGATGTGAGCATTAACAGAAGACTGCTGAGTCTAAAGTCTATAGTGAGTCTTTAAAACCGTCTGTGAAAGATTCAGAGGTCATAGTCCTTGAATGAGAGGCTACTTTGTAGGAGGCTGGTTCATTATTCACACTTTGTGCCActccactgtttgtgtgtgtgtatgttgttgtaCCCCAGGTAGGCGCGGACACATAGACGGGtgttttggtgttgttgtttccaTTGTAGAAACGCCTGAGGAACTCTGCACCCATCTTCAAAGCACCTGTACCACCCAGACACTGGACAGCGCCCACCTGGCAATGACAGAAAGACAGTtagtgtaaatgtaaataagttCAAAAGCAACATGTAGTATGGTCTTTCACTACACAAACCCTTTCTTCCACGATGGCAGGACTGTCGTTTCCCAGGGCCATCTGGGAGGCTGAGGATCTGAACTCAGGCAGGCCCAGGATGGGTAGGTACTCATGGTTTAGCGTGTCATCGTGCACAATATGGTTTTCCACCGTTTTCACTACAGGCAAAAGCCATGGCTGGCCTTCATCTGTCCGGTAGGCTGCAAGGAACAGTTGAAGGAAACCAATATTATACAAAAAAAGCGGAGGAAAGAGTAAGGCCTTGGTGTGTTTCCTATCGACTTTGAATATGAAGCAATGTTGCTGAGAAGGCCACTCTTCGGAAAGGAAGAGCTGATAAATGGCATATTTCCTTTAATTATTAACTATTTGAAATGGATTTACCAGCACATACTGTGACACAAGATGTTTCCCTTGTAAGCCAAAACATCTGCCCCCATGTAATCTTGATATTTGTGAGTTTAGTATGCAGTATGGCTAATAGAGGTAGTTTATCCAGTTGTGAAGCTTATTGGTTTTGAGACTGGGTCAAAGAACAGGAATGTAAAAGTAACCCCAGAAAGATAACTTCAGAGATATTGAGACTTATTAGTGAGTTGCAAAGCAGGTTAAGTGAGTTGCAAAGCAGAGATACTGAGACTTATTAGTGAGTTGCAAAGCAGGTTAATCGTCTCTGTTCTGAACGTGAATACGTCGTTGTATACATATCAGCTGTCGACATGTAGTTCGACTGGCTAAGGCACTCATAGACAAAAGATCACTTCAAAGATACTATATGACGTGTCCTTTTATCTATGAGTGCCTTAGCCAGTCGAACTACATGTCGACAGCTGATATGTATACAACGACGTATTCACGTTCAGAACAGAGACGATTAACCTGCTTTGCAACTCACTAAGTCTCAGACTATATATCATCTACATTTATCTCTTTCATCTGCTGACAAGACGGCACAGTATATGTATAAATCGGTCTTGAACTAATATGCCTGCAACTAACTTTAATTTTCATTAATGCTTTTTCTGCTCTAGAAAATGTCcaatagtgaaaaatgcaatTCCCAAGTTCCTGAAGCCCTATGTGATGTCTTCAAAAACCCAGAAATATTCAGTTCCTTATCAAAaggaataaaagcagcaaaacatcaCCACAGACGGGCGGGCACTTGctaattttgtcatttttgcttgaaaaattactttaGTGATTAGTGAATTATCaaaagagctgctgtctgatttTTTATGGACCAACTTATTGATTAATGGGCTACTTGTTTTAGCTCTAGATCTGACTTTTAATATAGTAGACATTGTGTGGGCTACATTTCCCAGCTGCCCAGTGGCTGCTGTCCATCTGTGGTGCTGTGTCTTGCAGAGAGAAGGGGATTATGAGGCCTCAGCCTTCGTACTAATTGTGGGACTCTGATGAAAGACTGAGTCTTGCCTTCACAATGTCAGGCGAAACTAACCTTAAATAATGTCATTATAACATCCAGCACGGCTGTAGTGTTACAACAAAGCGTTTTGGAGACATTTACCCATAATAACTACATAACACTGCGTTACATGTGTTGTACTGATATCTGAGATGCTGGAGGGaaaatactgtacttacagACAGACCAGCAGATTGGCTTTAAGTTTTTGCTATCAGAGCTGTCAAAGTGTGTGATAGCATGTGTTCAGTTTTAATGGCAGCACGTTTAACTCTGAATACTGTATTATCTGATCAGCTATTAGAATTTGTGTCACAATTTTAATAAAGTGAAGGCACCATATTTTAGCTACTGTTATCGAAATTAAACATGTGGCcatcatcataaaaacatgaacacgGACAGAGGAAATTCCTTAACAGGTCACATTTTATGGGTTTAAGAATACGCTGAAACGCTGCTAACCTGGAACAGACAAGCTAGTCCACCAGGATATCGTTAACCTCGGCGGACAAGGCTGTCATTCAGACTTATTGCGGACAACTTACCTCTCACTCCGAGGTTCACCTTTTTGGGAAACTCGTCGTTATTGAAATCCTGCATTAGCTTGAAAACAGCGATGGGAGCTGCTTGGGGCACCTCAGAAAACACCGacaaagctgctgtttctttcaCTGGACACCGTGGCAACAACTCAGCAACAAGCGCTTCAGATAACGAGTTGGATAAAGACTCTCACCTTCAACTTATATTTGGAGGATGTAAAGTGGGAGTGAACGGATTTACCAATAGAAATCTAGATGTATCTGCCAAGCCAATCCCAGCACTGGGTCACAAAACACACGTGCAGGTGTTGCTGACCAATGATCATCTCTGTAGCGTGACTGACAAATGGCACAACAAATGTGTAGCGTTGTCAGTGGGTGGGTCAGGATTTAAATGCAATACAGGATTTCACCACTAGACTGGCTAAGGCACTCATAGATACAACGACCTATTCACGTTCAGAACAGAGACGATTAACCTGCTTGGCAACTCACTAATAAGTCTCAGACTATATATCATCCACATTTATCTCTTTCATCTGCTGACAAGACGGCACCGTATATGTATAAATCGGTCTTGAACTAATATGCCTGCAACTAACTTTAATTTTCATTAATGCTTTTTCTGCTCTAGAAAATGTCcaataatgaaaaatgcaattCCCAAGTTCCTGAAGCCCTATGTGATGTCTTCAAAAACCCAGAAATATTCAGTTCCTTATCAAAaggaataaaagcagcaaaacatcaCCACAGAGGAGCGGGCACTtgttaattttgtcatttttgcttgaaaaattactttaGTGATTAGTGAATTATCaaaagagctgctgtctgatttTTTTATGGACCAACTTATTGATTAATGGGCTACTTGTTTTAGCTCTAGATCTGACTTTTAATATAGTAGACATTGTGTGGCCTACATTTCCCAGCTGCCCAGTGGCTGCTGTCCATCTGTGGTGCTGTGTCTTGCAGAGAGAAGGGGATTACGAGGCCTCAGCCTCTGTACTAATCGTGGGACTCAGGTAGCTTCATCCTGCCATGCAGTTCCATTAACATGCTGCCACAGCAGAGCTAAGCAATGTCTCTCCTACTGTGTCTTTGCAATGCAAGCAGAAAGGAATACTACTTTTAATAAGATTAACACTGAAAATGGTTGTACTTAAGACTGAAATGTGCCATTTGCTTGCTTTTGGATAGAAGCAGGGCTAAGCCATACATATTTAAACTGCTGAGAATAGCTTGTAGCATGAGGGAACAGTAATCCAACCTAGTCCACAGAGTGAGAAGTTATTGTGTGGAGTTTAGTATGCAGTATGGCTAAGAGAGGTAGTTTATCCAGTTGTGAAGCTTATTGCTTTTGAGACTGGGTCAAAGAACAGGAATGTAAAAGTAACCCCGGAAAGATAACTTCAGAGATACTATATGGCGTGTCCTTTTATCTATGAGTGCCTTAGCCAGTCGAACTACATGTCGACAGCTGATATGTAACGACCTATTCACGTTCAGAACAGAGACGATTAACCTGCTTTGCAACTCACTAATAAGTCTCAGACTATATATCATCTACATTTATCTCTTTCATCTGCTGACAAGACGGCACAGTATATGTATAAATCGGTCTTGAACTAATATGCCTGCAACTAACTTTAATTTTCATTAATACTTTTTCTGCTCTAGAAAATGTCcaatagtgaaaaatgcaatTCCCAAGTTCCTGAAGCCCTATGTGATGTCTTCAAAAACCCAGAAATATTCAGTTCCTTATCAAAAGGAATAAAAGCAAGATGGCACTcgttaattttttttttttaatcaaccaACTTATTGATTAATGGGCTACTTGTTTTAGCTCCAGATCTGACTTTTAATATAGTAGACATTGTGTGGCCTACATTTCCCAGCTGCCCAGTGGCTGCTGTCCATCTGTGGTGCTGTGTCTTGCAGAGAGAAGGGGATTACGAGGCCTCAGCCTCTGTACTAATCGTGGGACTCAGGTAGCTTCATCCTGCCATGCAGTGCCATTAACATGCTGCCACAGCAGAGCTAAGCAATGTCTCTCCTACTGTTTCTTTGCAATGCAAGCAGAAAGGATTACTACTTTTAATAAGATTAACACTGAAAATGGTTGTACTTAAGACTGAAATGTGCCATTTGCTTGCTTTTGGATAGAAGCAGGGCTAAGccatacatttttaaactgcTGAGAATAGCTTGTAGCATGAGGGAACAGTAATCCAACCTAGTCCACAGAGTGAGAAGTTATTGTGCAGAGttgcagcaggagggagggagagaggaaaccAGAGAGGACGGGGACAGAGATGATTCTTTGTGCAACGCCATTACATAACAATGATACATTATCAATGGAGCTGCAATCAGCAGCTGGTGTGGAGCCTGAACAGCAAGGAACATGGACTAATCGATCAGTTGCATTTGCTCTCAACAGGTTCTGATGAAAGACTGAGTCTTGCCTTCACAATGTCTATATCAGTCGGAAAGTAACCTTAAATAATGTCATTATAACATCCAGCACGGCTGTAGTGTTACAACAAAGCATTTTGGAGACATTTACCCATAATAACTACATAACACTGCGTTACATGTGTTGTACTGATATCTGAGATGCTGAAGGGaaaatactgtacttacagACAGACCAGCAGATTGGCTTTAAGTTTTTGCTATCAGAGCTGTCAAAGTGTGTGATAGTATGTGTTCAGTTTTTAATAGCAGCACGTTTAACTCTGAATGCTTTACTATATGGGTTAACAGCTATTAGAATTTGTGTCACAATTTTAATAAAGTGAAGGCACCATATTTTTTCCAACTGTTATCGAAATTAAACATGTGGCCATCATCATAAATACATGAACACGGACAGAGGAAATTCCTTAACAGGTCACATTTTATGGGTTTAAGAATACGCTGAAACGCTGCGGCTAATCACCATCTAACTAGCTAGCCTCGTTAGCTAACCTGGAACAGACAAGCTAGTCCTCCAGGATATCGTTAACCTCGGCGGACAAGGCTGTCGTTCAGACTTATTGTGGACATCTTACCTCCCACTCCGAGGTTCACCTTTTTGGGAAACTGGTCGTTATTGAAATCCTGCGTTAGCTTGAAAATAGCGACGGGAACTGCTTGGGGGACCTCAGAAAACACCGACATAGCTGCTGTTTCTTTCACTGGACACCGTGGCAACAACTCAAAACAACCGGTTCAAATAACGAGTTGAATAAAGACTTTCACCTTCAACTTGGATTTGGAGGATGTAAAGTGGGAGTGAACGGATTTACCAATAGAAATCTAGATGTATCTGCCAAGCCAATCCCAGCACTGATCCCggtcaggtcaaaggtcacaaaaacacacgcgCAGGTGGTGCTGACCAATGAGCATCTCTGTAGCGTGACTGACAAATGGCACAACAAATGTGAAGCGTTGTCAGTGGGTGGGTCAGGATTTAAATGCAATAAAGGATTTCACCACTAGATGGGGCCACAGTCTTGCTAAAGATTGTATCAGGCGCATTTACCAGATTTAATGATAGCATgagtttgttctgctgtgttgtctTGCATTTAtagataaaacaacacacaaagaagGTCAAATGACTCACAGGCAATCAACAGTGCATTCTAAACTCATTCTAAATATCAATTTGAATCCTAGCTGAACAGACAGGTTATTATGCTGAGGCTGGACACAGTTTGAGTGAGTGCATGTTAGACTGAGTGAATGAGTACGTACAAGGATTTCCATCTGTTCTGTCCTGAGCCGTGGTGTAAACACGCCGGCTCCTCTGTGCTCTCCCCACAGCtgtctgcaggagctgaagtGGTTGATAAATGAGGGCCACTCCAGACTGCTCTCCCCTACCAGGAGTGTGACTTCGTTGGAAGCTTTGCAGCCCCACTGGAAGCAGGACTCAGTGCATTTGAGGCCTCAGTGCTAGCTCTTAATGTTTCTGTCCGGTAAAGAAGGAGCTGTTGCATCGTTTGACCTTAGTGAAATATACTAAGTCCTTCTTCTGataatacatttactcaatacTGTACTTAGTAGGCCGATAGTGTAGAGAGATGTGTACTTGACTTGGATATTTCCATTTAATCTACTTAATTTAGCTAGTTACTATAGAGAACAGAAGACAGAATATTAAGTagtcaaaaacaaatcaataactGCTGCTTTCATGTTAATGATTCAGTGTTAATAATCCACTAGTACAGTATACATAATGTAACACTGTGGAGGGGCCATTCTGtataacaaaaataattctAATAAGTGTGTGCTTGCTTAAATCTAAGTCTAACATGTATACACACAAGCATGCTTTTGTGAGTCCACAACTAGTTTGAAAGCCAGTCGAGGTCCGGTAGGTAACAACCTTATGGACATGTGATGTGGAAACTGGAGCCTCCAGCACATATTAACTTTTAACTTAAGTTTTTTAGGGAAGCAGGACACACATGTCTGAAGGGGATCTGGAGGGGCTTTATTGATATATATTGTTAAAAGTCCAtgtttgctctttatttttctgtcaggtAAAGAAGAGGCTGCTGCATGGAACGAcaaagttaaagctgcactaataaTTTCTGTACCAATTATGGGTCAAATGATAACATGTAATGTGAAACTAGTCACTCAATTCTGCAGTTCCCCTGAGCTGTGGTGttttagcacctttcagctcTCTCTTTCCAACATGGACACCGGGCAGCTGTTTTTGATGAAACAGCTCTTATAAACCCACAGCACACTTGCCCAGCACCAAGCAGAAGACAAAGTTAGGGACtcgctggtgaacacagtggtgCATTTATCAGCTAAAGTGTCTGGTAGGCTATTATTTTTTCTCAGGGATCAGCAGAGCAAAAGAGAGTAAGTTCATTTGGCTCATAATTCTGCAGTTGTTAATTTTAAAGGTACAAAGGTACGGCCAGGTCAGAACTGAACATGGCCTCTGAGATCAACAgaggccagtttgatgacagGGAAAACGGTGCAGGGGTGATTTACAACGGCTCTGACCAGAACTCTGACTCCTGGGacaattaaaacacagcaggccGAGACGGGGGGAGGCGTGaatggaagaggagagagcagcatCCAGaactggaatattttcacatctaaccaAGAGTTGGTGATTCATttaacagtggaaagacaacGTGGcattggtgagttttattttgtttctgacaagtttgaatgttgtgtgtgtgttttacgcAAGTTAACTTGGCTATTAAGCTTTTCTTTGTTCAGTAAAAAAGAGAAGGTGCattgctgtatttttctgttaaaaaagaaaaaaggtgtaAGAATATTTCATGTCATGACACTTtgtgaatttattttgtttatatatCAGACTAAAAAAACATATGAGTGTTTGTGAAATGTAGCAAATGTTCAAAGTGATATTACTAGACAGCATGGGctggggctagctggttagcatggtaacttcagtagatatctctgcaacgCAATACGCAATATATGGCCTAACATCAGATCTGTTGCTTCTTCACATTCTAGTTCATTTTGTGACGCTTTTAAACTAAAATGTtgtattatgtattatataCACTCGTCAAATGTGTCGTTACACTGTGGTAACTCAAAAGTTGTCCTTAATAATGTCTTACTTCTGATTTATAAGCCATGAAAAGCATCAGTTTGACCTTATAAACCCCTAATAAAGTTTTCTTTACAAAGGTGGTACAATTAATCCTAATACCGGTTATCACAGAACATTGAGTTGctattttctcctcctgttttgTTCCAGATGTTACTCACTTTCCTCATACCTGGTACCACCCCCACTCATCTCCTCACTTCACTTTGACAGTAGATGTTTTCATTCTTTCCGACCAGGTGAGGGTGTCTCTTATGTTAGCTATCACTGTCAGCCCTGCAATTATGGGATTTGAGCTCCCAGAACAAGGCTTGGGGGCCCAGGGCAGGGTTTGGTGTGTACGTACCGGGGAGGCCGCAGGACAACGGCCTGGGCTGTGATGTGAAGTGTGAGTCAGAGCAAAGAGTGACAGGAGCAGCCTCTGGCAAGACAGTGCCCACAGGGGGAGTGTGTCACATCCAGATCAATGAGTTAGTCAGTGAAACATTCACAGGCACCCTCTTTGCATTTCCTTGACATTGATATGTGGAACATTTTTTTGGCATCTAGCAGCGTAATGCACatatgaccaaaaaaaaaaagaaaaaagaatagCTCCAACAAGGTTTCTTTTCTCaccctgttttcatttctcatgCAGGTTAACGCTGTTGCTGCAGGACGCtgacactaaaacacacaaaggcacacattCAGGCACAAGACAGTCACATTCCAGCTGTGGtctcactgaaacacaaacaggagcgtgtgcacacacacactgcagcgcATTCCAAGGGGGATGCTGCAGCGTCGCTCACATGTTGCGATGGCCTCTGTCTCTGGGTCAGAGAGCTGTGCTGAGTGACCACCTTTTTAGCTTCCCgccctgtttgttttccaaagACAGTGTCATCAATTCTCTAACAACAGACTagacacagcaacaacaaagagcGCAGGACCTCCCTGTTGCTCCCTGTGTAGTCGAAGTGACTGATGGAGCATGCATGCAATAACAACATTCTTAcgagtgtatttgtgtgtatgtctgtgcaaGTGTGTATGTACATGCCTTTGTGTGCTCTGTTTGATATCAGGGCATGTATTATCCTggtgcatgcaaacatttactATTTGTTCTCTATGTACATCTAACGAAAGACAAAAGTGCATGTGCACCTGAAGTTACAGTTTTACTACCTGTGTGAGCACAGATGACCATGTGAGTGACAGAAGTTGCTTAGCTTTAGTGtgtataaataaaactcaactTACACTTACCTGATAATACTGGAACTtctttggaaaataaaaattcTCACACGTTCCATCAGTAACACAACATTGGCTATTTACACTTTAGAAGTGCAAATGCATGAGTGTCACAGTCACAACCGCATGTTTTCAGAGCTCAAAGAAACATcaggagaaaatgtaaaagacaATGTCACCACACATAAGataaaggaataattcaacattgTGGGAAATACTTTATGTTCACTTTCTTTCCTAGGGTTggaagatcaataccactgtcatatctgtccaaaaatatagataaataaatacatatagcTATGCAGCCAGTAGCTAATtggtttagcttagcacaaacactggaaacagagggaaacattaGCCTGGCTAAGTGTTGTAACAACAAGTtatggttttattattattatcatttagcTACCttgggacagagccaggctaactgtttccctctgttttcagtctttgtgctaagctaagctaactgctgcCTGCACTGGTAGCTTTATACTAATCTTACAGACATGACAgtaatcttctcatctacctcCTGGCAAGACAGCGAATCAGCGAATTTTCCAAAATGTAGAACAAAgctaaataataacaataatcttCATTTGTTGCACTTTTCTCTGACAAAGttgcaaagtgctttaaagtaaaactacgaagaaaaacaaaacaaaaatgtcaaaatgtaagCTCTGTCTTGCCGACTACACATTTTTAAGAAACTGtgtaatgtatgtatttataaaTGGCTAATGTTCACATGTTTGATCTAAGATTGGACTTTGATCATAACTTCTGACAAGTATGATGATGCCTATAAAGGTCTGCTAATGTCCTCATCACTCATTGTTTTTCACTGATATGGCCTTTACCCCATAAGTCTGGGTGGAACCTCAAACAC
It contains:
- the got1 gene encoding aspartate aminotransferase, cytoplasmic isoform X1 yields the protein MSVFSEVPQAVPVAIFKLTQDFNNDQFPKKVNLGVGAYRTDEGQPWLLPVVKTVENHIVHDDTLNHEYLPILGLPEFRSSASQMALGNDSPAIVEERVGAVQCLGGTGALKMGAEFLRRFYNGNNNTKTPVYVSAPTWDNHNAVFANAGFEDVRPYKYWDAEKRGLDLAGFLGDLESCPEHSIFVLHACAHNPTGTDPTQEQWMQIAEIMMRRKLFVFFDMAYQGFASGSVEEDAWAVRFFVSMGFEMFCAQSFSKNFGLYNERVGNLTVVTHDADNLKRILSQMEKIVRTTWSNPPSHGARIVAITLTSPAFSAEWRENVKTMADRVLLMRAQLKAKLQALGTPGTWNHITEQIGMFSFTGLTPKQVEYMVKEKHIYLMASGRINMCGLTTKNIDYVAESIHEAVTMVQ
- the got1 gene encoding aspartate aminotransferase, cytoplasmic isoform X2; translation: MQDFNNDEFPKKVNLGVRAYRTDEGQPWLLPVVKTVENHIVHDDTLNHEYLPILGLPEFRSSASQMALGNDSPAIVEERVGAVQCLGGTGALKMGAEFLRRFYNGNNNTKTPVYVSAPTWDNHNAVFANAGFEDVRPYKYWDAEKRGLDLAGFLGDLESCPEHSIFVLHACAHNPTGTDPTQEQWMQIAEIMMRRKLFVFFDMAYQGFASGSVEEDAWAVRFFVSMGFEMFCAQSFSKNFGLYNERVGNLTVVTHDADNLKRILSQMEKIVRTTWSNPPSHGARIVAITLTSPAFSAEWRENVKTMADRVLLMRAQLKAKLQALGTPGTWNHITEQIGMFSFTGLTPKQVEYMVKEKHIYLMASGRINMCGLTTKNIDYVAESIHEAVTMVQ